In one window of Pseudomonadota bacterium DNA:
- the gap gene encoding type I glyceraldehyde-3-phosphate dehydrogenase, with amino-acid sequence MTIRVGINGFGRIGRNIFRARDLDPAFGDIEIVALNDLTDNATLAHLLKYDSVMGVYGQEVKGVEKGINVGGREVEIFSHRNPADIPWGDLGVDYVIESTGLFTHSDKAQAHLDGGAKKVVISAPAKGEVKTIVMGVNEDEYDPTEHNIVSNASCTTNCLAPFAKVILDRFGIKKGLMTTVHAYTNDQRILDFPHSDLRRARAAALSMIPTKTGAAAAVSLVIPELKGKFDGLAVRVPTPNVSLVDAVMEVEKETTVSEVNQALAEEANRYLGYSDEPLVSIDYQGNPHSSVVDAMSTKVIGNMVKVLSWYDNEWGYSNRVLDLIRHMEGKKLI; translated from the coding sequence ATGACAATTCGAGTCGGGATTAACGGTTTTGGCAGGATCGGCAGGAATATTTTTCGGGCCCGTGATCTGGATCCGGCCTTCGGTGATATCGAAATAGTGGCCCTCAACGATCTGACCGATAACGCGACCCTGGCCCATCTGCTGAAATATGATTCGGTCATGGGTGTTTATGGGCAGGAAGTCAAGGGCGTCGAAAAAGGGATCAATGTCGGCGGCCGGGAGGTGGAGATCTTTTCCCACCGCAACCCGGCAGACATTCCCTGGGGGGATCTCGGGGTTGATTACGTGATCGAATCCACCGGTCTGTTCACCCATTCCGACAAGGCGCAGGCCCATCTCGACGGCGGGGCGAAAAAAGTTGTGATCTCGGCGCCCGCCAAGGGCGAGGTGAAGACTATCGTCATGGGCGTGAATGAAGATGAGTATGACCCGACCGAGCATAACATTGTTTCAAACGCCTCCTGCACCACCAATTGTCTGGCACCTTTCGCCAAGGTGATCCTGGACCGGTTCGGGATTAAAAAGGGGCTCATGACCACCGTTCATGCCTATACCAACGACCAGCGGATTCTTGATTTCCCCCATTCGGACCTGCGCCGGGCAAGAGCTGCGGCCCTGTCGATGATCCCGACCAAGACCGGGGCGGCCGCCGCGGTGTCTCTGGTCATCCCGGAGCTGAAGGGAAAATTCGATGGCCTGGCGGTGCGTGTTCCCACCCCGAATGTTTCTCTGGTTGACGCGGTGATGGAAGTTGAAAAGGAAACCACGGTATCCGAGGTCAATCAGGCGCTGGCTGAGGAAGCGAACCGGTATCTGGGATATTCCGACGAGCCGCTGGTCTCGATCGATTACCAGGGGAACCCCCACTCGTCGGTGGTGGATGCCATGTCCACCAAGGTGATCGGCAACATGGTCAAGGTGTTGAGCTGGTACGATAACGAATGGGGCTACTCGAACCGGGTCCTCGATCTGATCCGGCATATGGAAGGAAAGAAGCTGATCTGA
- a CDS encoding phosphoenolpyruvate synthase, which yields MTSDKPEIESDALKANLLETAVSEVEIDPSYAVLQEIVGSYKGIANSLHYLLYEISHPFHNWMIILPKLRAFTLKNLNHYKRHEKGPEALEQFCLIYLKAAGETRKNENQLAMAMESLLAYLEKMISALELEDLPRYESALAFCFRQLQELEESTMLFMVQGHHPIKKIARTMLEKAGRSDYDFTDLAGLMKKILQLNYEYWLQEEDPQPWFAAECGDLCSGWQAGQLFNAISHQQINVHRKEAEAIAVDESPRSALEHLLELPAHMDLVRLYKQIPEKLVEEGGDIVESAAPDRFAENRKLLFLFRIMDTAGLYLIHEETLREINRSLIQLIRQQDFEEIESFLLTTFKLLKANVRRYPHTSLQCIQVLGTEVFKRESSRLVETFLWETVRFGFQYAKVSGVDEEWQPIYNPSHLENIRVWLSLIMQEPKWCSTLFSALIINLKLSGTCVKDTDLFQRDISSLLNHPIEPVYNLVKQFAKLMPVFFNEIGAEGILRDVSTEIDEIHQRKDLLIHFLRKQSHVESSNLIVDFILAIFDFWNSLDKSVLAPYLPEEVLKQIRTEGVYVDDLHTLMTRMMSSRGTTGIEQIFNWEERRFDSFISRQTDLSETETRRFSLLVRMFRLVNQKYNLGFQELRLQLEQAANSGFPEMTDLLVALESSDVFQNLDALLTSLENLQEVILSEEQFEAKEDIYHKRHIAVDIPSVYGRYRERKFDALGLTFRLENLANIYLEKLPEIVNPSFITRATFIKIIKCLRLYLRALSIDGITSRRLETYLSFLSSSIGIKRFSYTQYLDIFRGLSEGVKDVIYAYYTNIHEGNIAIIVPQICSGEDNLLAKYRSLWSAGDATGSTHRLSETFLRDLIAGTFGLQHLDNFITRIYQTLENQRDVLDEKSLDLLMTYNPEMVISSLTERGPFSKNLILLGNKGYNLTQLAADGKPVPQGFVITTEIFRCWPVVKKFSRARDDLMARIRDMLSEIEAATGRNFGDPETPLLLSVRSGSAISMPGMMATIHNVGLNEDIVEGFARSSGKEYFAWDNYRRFLQSWAMTGGLDRDKFQALMNSAKKRHKVEVKKHFSPGQMKELALEYRENIRSAGIEIPDDPWLQLTGAIEMVLQSWDAEKTREYRELMDVSENWGTAVIVQQMVFGNLGDSSGSGVLFTAHPYRKVRRVALWGDYAVSDQGEDIVSGLVATHPVSVEQSEIDGRDGEMSLEKKFPAVYQRLLEISRDLVYVKHWNPQEIEFTFEGPKAEDLYLLQTRDMITIKKKERFLVFDCDIRPYVLGHCIGVSGSALSGRAVFTAANINALREQDPDTPLILIRQDTVPEDIRDIARVDGLLTARGGQTSHASVVTLRLEKTCAVGCNALKVYDTEERAEINGQEIRFGDEISIDGRKGLFLKGVHPVKEEIHILPI from the coding sequence ATGACTTCCGACAAGCCAGAGATCGAATCGGATGCCCTGAAAGCCAATCTGCTGGAAACTGCGGTCAGCGAAGTCGAGATTGATCCGTCCTATGCGGTCCTTCAGGAAATTGTCGGTTCCTACAAGGGCATTGCCAACAGCCTCCACTATCTGCTCTACGAGATCAGCCATCCCTTCCACAACTGGATGATCATCCTGCCCAAGCTGCGGGCTTTCACCCTGAAAAACCTGAATCACTACAAGCGGCACGAAAAGGGGCCGGAGGCCCTTGAGCAGTTCTGTCTGATCTATCTGAAGGCGGCCGGGGAAACCAGAAAGAACGAGAACCAGCTGGCGATGGCGATGGAGTCTCTGCTGGCCTACCTGGAAAAGATGATTTCCGCCCTCGAGCTTGAAGATCTGCCGCGCTACGAGTCGGCCCTTGCCTTCTGCTTCCGGCAGCTGCAGGAGCTTGAGGAAAGCACGATGCTGTTTATGGTCCAGGGACACCACCCGATCAAAAAGATCGCCCGGACCATGCTGGAGAAGGCCGGGCGGTCGGATTACGATTTTACCGATCTGGCCGGGTTGATGAAGAAGATCCTCCAGCTCAATTATGAGTACTGGCTCCAGGAGGAAGACCCCCAGCCCTGGTTTGCCGCGGAATGCGGTGATCTGTGCAGCGGCTGGCAGGCAGGCCAGCTGTTCAATGCCATCTCGCATCAGCAGATCAACGTGCATCGAAAGGAGGCCGAGGCCATTGCTGTTGATGAGAGCCCGAGGTCGGCGCTGGAGCATCTTCTGGAGCTGCCCGCGCATATGGATCTGGTCCGGCTGTACAAACAGATTCCGGAAAAACTGGTTGAGGAAGGTGGCGATATCGTCGAAAGCGCAGCTCCCGACCGGTTTGCCGAAAACCGAAAACTTCTCTTCCTGTTCCGGATCATGGACACCGCCGGGCTCTACCTGATCCATGAAGAGACCTTAAGGGAGATCAACCGCAGCCTGATCCAGCTGATCCGGCAGCAGGATTTCGAAGAGATCGAGTCCTTCCTCCTGACCACCTTCAAGCTTCTGAAGGCCAATGTCAGGCGATACCCGCACACCTCCCTGCAGTGCATCCAGGTCCTCGGCACCGAGGTTTTCAAGCGGGAGAGCAGCCGCCTGGTGGAGACCTTCCTCTGGGAAACGGTCCGGTTTGGTTTTCAGTACGCCAAGGTGAGCGGGGTCGATGAGGAATGGCAGCCGATATACAACCCCTCCCACCTTGAAAACATCAGGGTCTGGCTCTCCCTGATCATGCAGGAGCCAAAGTGGTGCTCCACTCTCTTCTCCGCGCTGATCATCAACCTGAAGCTCTCCGGGACCTGTGTCAAGGACACCGACCTCTTCCAGCGGGACATCAGCAGCCTGCTCAATCACCCGATCGAACCGGTCTACAACCTGGTCAAGCAGTTTGCCAAGCTGATGCCGGTTTTCTTCAACGAGATCGGGGCGGAAGGAATCCTACGCGACGTTTCCACCGAGATCGATGAAATTCACCAGCGCAAGGACCTGCTGATCCATTTTCTGAGGAAGCAGAGCCATGTCGAGAGCAGCAACCTGATTGTTGATTTCATCCTCGCGATCTTCGATTTCTGGAATTCGCTGGACAAAAGCGTTCTCGCTCCGTACTTGCCGGAGGAGGTACTCAAACAGATCCGGACCGAAGGGGTGTATGTGGATGATCTGCATACCCTGATGACCAGGATGATGAGCAGCCGCGGGACCACCGGGATTGAGCAGATTTTCAACTGGGAGGAACGTCGCTTTGATTCGTTCATCAGTCGCCAGACGGACCTGTCGGAAACGGAAACCCGGCGCTTTTCTCTCTTGGTCAGGATGTTCAGGCTGGTCAACCAGAAGTACAACCTCGGTTTTCAGGAACTGCGGCTGCAGCTTGAACAGGCGGCCAACAGCGGCTTCCCGGAAATGACCGACCTGCTGGTCGCCCTGGAATCGAGCGATGTCTTCCAGAACCTCGATGCGCTTCTGACGAGCCTCGAAAACCTGCAGGAGGTCATTTTAAGCGAAGAGCAGTTCGAGGCCAAGGAGGACATCTATCACAAGCGGCACATCGCCGTTGATATCCCGTCGGTCTACGGCCGCTATCGGGAGCGTAAATTCGATGCCCTGGGGCTCACCTTCAGGCTGGAGAACCTGGCGAACATCTATCTGGAAAAACTGCCGGAGATCGTCAACCCCTCGTTTATCACCAGGGCGACTTTTATTAAAATAATCAAGTGTTTACGGCTTTATCTGCGGGCGCTCAGCATCGACGGGATCACCAGCCGGCGCCTTGAGACCTATCTTTCCTTTCTCTCCAGCTCCATCGGGATCAAGCGCTTTTCCTATACCCAGTATCTTGATATCTTCCGGGGGTTGTCAGAAGGGGTGAAGGATGTCATCTACGCCTACTATACCAACATCCACGAGGGCAATATCGCCATCATCGTTCCCCAGATCTGCAGCGGTGAGGATAATCTCCTGGCCAAATATCGCTCTCTCTGGAGTGCGGGCGATGCGACCGGCAGTACCCACAGGCTGTCAGAGACCTTCCTGCGTGACCTGATCGCCGGGACCTTCGGCCTCCAGCATCTGGATAATTTTATCACCCGAATCTACCAGACCCTCGAGAACCAGCGGGATGTTCTTGATGAGAAGTCCCTCGATCTCCTGATGACCTACAACCCGGAGATGGTGATCAGCTCCCTGACCGAGCGGGGGCCTTTTTCCAAGAACCTGATTCTGCTCGGCAACAAGGGGTACAACCTGACCCAGCTTGCCGCCGACGGCAAACCGGTGCCCCAGGGATTTGTCATCACCACCGAGATTTTCCGGTGCTGGCCGGTGGTCAAGAAGTTCAGCCGGGCCCGGGACGATCTGATGGCCCGGATCAGGGACATGCTGAGCGAGATCGAAGCCGCGACCGGCAGGAATTTCGGCGATCCGGAAACCCCGCTTCTGCTCTCGGTGCGGAGCGGTTCGGCAATCTCGATGCCGGGGATGATGGCCACCATCCATAACGTCGGCTTAAACGAAGACATTGTCGAAGGATTTGCCAGAAGCAGCGGCAAGGAGTATTTCGCCTGGGACAATTACCGGCGCTTTCTGCAGTCGTGGGCGATGACCGGAGGGCTTGACCGGGATAAATTTCAGGCCCTGATGAACAGCGCAAAAAAAAGACACAAGGTCGAGGTGAAAAAGCATTTCAGCCCGGGCCAGATGAAGGAACTGGCCTTGGAGTACCGGGAAAACATCCGCAGTGCCGGCATTGAAATTCCCGATGATCCCTGGCTGCAGCTCACCGGGGCGATCGAAATGGTCCTCCAGTCATGGGATGCCGAGAAGACCCGCGAATACCGGGAGTTGATGGATGTTTCGGAAAACTGGGGAACGGCGGTGATCGTTCAGCAGATGGTGTTCGGCAACCTTGGCGACAGTTCCGGCAGCGGGGTTCTCTTCACCGCCCACCCCTACCGGAAAGTGCGGCGGGTGGCCCTGTGGGGAGACTATGCGGTGAGCGATCAGGGAGAGGATATCGTCAGCGGACTCGTCGCCACCCACCCGGTTTCGGTCGAGCAGTCGGAGATCGACGGCCGGGACGGGGAGATGTCTCTGGAAAAGAAATTCCCGGCGGTGTACCAGCGGCTCCTTGAGATCTCCCGCGATCTGGTCTATGTGAAACACTGGAACCCCCAGGAAATTGAATTCACCTTCGAAGGGCCGAAAGCCGAAGATCTCTATCTTCTGCAGACCAGGGACATGATCACGATCAAGAAGAAGGAGCGCTTCCTCGTTTTCGATTGCGATATCAGGCCCTATGTTCTCGGCCACTGTATCGGGGTGAGCGGCAGCGCCCTCTCCGGCCGGGCTGTCTTTACCGCCGCCAACATCAACGCCCTGCGGGAACAGGATCCGGATACCCCGCTGATCCTGATCCGGCAGGACACCGTGCCGGAGGACATCCGCGATATCGCCCGGGTCGACGGCCTTCTCACCGCCCGCGGCGGCCAGACCTCGCATGCCTCGGTGGTCACCCTGAGGCTGGAAAAGACCTGCGCGGTCGGCTGCAACGCCCTGAAGGTCTATGATACCGAAGAAAGGGCCGAGATCAACGGCCAGGAGATCAGGTTCGGCGACGAGATCAGTATCGACGGCCGCAAAGGCCTCTTCCTGAAAGGGGTCCATCCGGTCAAGGAAGAGATTCATATCCTGCCGATATAG